The following is a genomic window from Xenopus laevis strain J_2021 chromosome 2L, Xenopus_laevis_v10.1, whole genome shotgun sequence.
GCTAggctgaaaaattgtgaaaagttCTCATCCTTTGAGAATATTTGTTTCAATGTaggaaaatgtgcaaaacaagtgcttttctcttcttttcacTCAGGAAAAAAATGCTAGAAAAAAACGATAAATGAGAGAGAATCAAATTTACTGTTTAAAAGAATACACTTTTtcttggactttgataaatctgtccatatGATTTGCATCTTCTCTAAGCAAAGAAGCAGCTAGGAATACTCATAACGTTATGCGTTTTTTTCATCAAGAAGTCCCAATAACCtgtgtaaaatactttttaaagggatactgtcatgggaaaaaaacatttttttcaaaacgcatcagtttatagtgctgctccagcggaattctgtattgaaatccgtttctcaaaagagcaaacagttttttttatatttaattttgaaatgggactagacatattgtcagtttcccagctgcccagagtcatgtgacttgtgctctgataaatgtcaGGCACTCttgactgctgtactgcaagttggagtgatagcacccacttccccccccccagcagcctaacaacagaacaatgggaaggtaaccagatagcagctcactaacacaagattacagctccctggtagatcaagaacaacactcaatagtaaaatccaggttcaactgcatcacattcagttacattgagtaggagaaacaacagcctgccagaaagcagttccatcttaaagtgctggctctttctgaaagcacataacatggaaaaataactagtgatgggcgaataaatttgcctcgcacaaatttgcggcgaattccagcgctttgccgccagcgaataaatttgcaaatctcctgtgaaaattcgccggtgaaaattttcacgattttttagtgaaaaccttcaaacttcactatttttgagtgaaatccttcaaatttcacgatttttgagtgaaatccttcaaatttcaagatttttttagtgaaaacctctgaattttatgattttttcgtGATAGCGTTtgtatttcacgattttttgcaaatttttcgcccatcactaaaaataacctgagatggcgactacacaccaatattacaactaaaatacaatacacttgctggttcaggaatgaaattttatattgtagagtgaattatttgcagtgtaaacattctaatttagaaataaaaacgacatcacaaaaatcatgacagaatccctttaaaggaaatagTTTAATAATGGCACTGTCCTCATATTAGTAGAATGGCTTCATCCAAGTAAAAAAGGATttacattatgattttttttttttttaataatttgttttactTTGTGCTTGCAGTAATTTCACTTGTATAAagtatttaaacatacatttaaaatgtcCCAAATGTCATTCATACCCCAGCGTTCAATTTGAATTGCGGTATAGATCAATAAAACCTAAGAGGCATTGTTGAAGCGAATGAGTTTTTGAAATGCTTTTTTGAAATCTTCATTGAAAACAGTATATATGACAGGGTTAATAAGGGAGTTTAGATATCCCAGCCAAGTGAAGAAATCAAACAGTAGTGGATGAAACCAACAGGAATCTCTGCAAATAGGCAAGACCAGGGATACAACAAAAAATGGTAACCAGCAGACTATAAAGGCCCCCAGTATTATGCCAAGGGTTTTGGTGGCTTTCTTTTCTCTGGCTGCAGacagtctctttctttctataATACTATCAGCCAACTTTATCTTGATGTGATTAATACAGACAGGTGTTTCAGCAGTATGTGGATGTTCCATATGAACATTGGCATTGACTGAACAAAATGAAGACCCAGTTGATCCAGTGATTAGATGTGCTGTGGTAAACCTTTTCCCATATATGGATGGTGGTTTTAGAATCCTCGATCTTGCTGCTATATAAATCTTCCCATACAACATAATTAGAAGCACAGTTGGAATATAAAATGCACCACATGTGGAGTATATGGTGTATGAGATCTGGTCAGTATTAATTGTACATACTGTAAGTTCTTCGTAAGCTTTTGCTTGCCTCCAAAAGAGTGGGGGTATGGAAATACATATGGAAATAATCCACACCACCAATATCATCACAGCTGCCCTCCTAGCTGTCCGATGTTTTGTATATTCCAGTGCATCTGTGATAGCCCAGTATCTATCCAAAGCAATGACACACAGATGCAATATTGATGCAGTGCAGCAAGTAATATCTGAGAGCAACCATATGTCACATACAATTTGACCAAATGTCCATGTTTGTGTGACAGTGTATGCGATGCTTATAGGCATTACCAGGATGGACACTAATAGATCAGTAAACGCTAAGGAACCAATTAGATAATTTGCAGGGGTATGGAGCTTCCGAGTCATAACTATAGTAATAATGACAAAAACATTTGACAAAAGGGTAGCTAAAGTTATAATAGATAAAAGAACAGCAAGAGTGATCTTAAGCCCTAACAGTGTCGATTCTTCCTGTTCTATCATATTATTGGAGGAGTTAAACCCTTCTGATACAATAGGAAGGTCTTGATCAAACGATGTATTATAATGTGTCATTTTGTCCCAATTTTTTAAATGAACCCTtatctataattatatttattatactcttACTTTTGGTTGCCAAGATAATGTTTTTGCTGACTAAATACCCATAATTGACTTAAACCACATTTCGGTTTTATATTTTTagtcatcttaaaaaaaaaaaaatattttatgctttgtatttattttaatttaatctaTTAAAACCCCCAAAACAGGTTAAAGGAgctaatacatttatacattctgtTATCTGAAGCAAAATACATCCTGTCTAACAatttaaatgtgtattaaaatatGTTATAAGAAATTCTTTAACAACTTTATTAATTACAAGCATTTTTGGATGCTAATACTATTTACTTAAAATGCATGTCTGTCATTTCC
Proteins encoded in this region:
- the htr1d.L gene encoding 5-hydroxytryptamine receptor 1D; this encodes MTHYNTSFDQDLPIVSEGFNSSNNMIEQEESTLLGLKITLAVLLSIITLATLLSNVFVIITIVMTRKLHTPANYLIGSLAFTDLLVSILVMPISIAYTVTQTWTFGQIVCDIWLLSDITCCTASILHLCVIALDRYWAITDALEYTKHRTARRAAVMILVVWIISICISIPPLFWRQAKAYEELTVCTINTDQISYTIYSTCGAFYIPTVLLIMLYGKIYIAARSRILKPPSIYGKRFTTAHLITGSTGSSFCSVNANVHMEHPHTAETPVCINHIKIKLADSIIERKRLSAAREKKATKTLGIILGAFIVCWLPFFVVSLVLPICRDSCWFHPLLFDFFTWLGYLNSLINPVIYTVFNEDFKKAFQKLIRFNNAS